One Mus musculus strain C57BL/6J chromosome X, GRCm38.p6 C57BL/6J DNA window includes the following coding sequences:
- the Timm8a1 gene encoding mitochondrial import inner membrane translocase subunit Tim8 A, protein MESSTSSSGSALGAVDPQLQHFIEVETQKQRFQQLVHQMTELCWEKCMDKPGPKLDSRAEACFVNCVERFIDTSQFILNRLEQTQKSKPVFSESLSD, encoded by the exons ATGGAGTCCTCCACGTCCTCTTCGGGCTCGGCTCTGGGCGCCGTGGACCCTCAGTTGCAGCATTTCATCGAGGTGGAGACGCAGAAGCAGCGCTTCCAGCAGCTGGTGCACCAGATGACGGAACTTTGCTGG GAGAAGTGCATGGATAAGCCTGGGCCTAAGTTGGACAGTCgggctgaggcctgttttgtgaactgCGTTGAACGCTTCATTGATACAAGCCAGTTCATCTTAAATCGACTGgaacagacccagaagtccaAACCCGTCTTCTCAGAAAGCCTTTCTGACTGA